TATTGCGTCGAGATCGCGAAAGTTGAAAATACGCTCGCATTGCCGTATTTACGCCGTGACGGCAGAGATTGCCTTTTCCTGGAGGATAACATTTGCCAGGCCCACTTTGCCAAGCCGGCCGCCTGTGTGAACATGCCCTCGACCATTTTTGGCGGTATAGAGCATATGCGCTCACAAATGCCCCCGTCCTGCGCCATACATTATACACGGCTCGAAGATTCAAGCGAAAACGAGCGAAAAAGGCGGAACTACATGGCTGCGCTGATGCTCACAACGATCTATTATAGCAAGTTCGGCACGTTCAAATACCAGCTCGCGAAGCCGTTCATCTATCGCATTTTATTGTTCCGGCGAAATCGTGAGCAGATCTATAATCTGACGGGCACTCATGTTGCGTGTAATTAGCTTTATCTTCGCCGGCTGTAGGGCCTTGCCGGCGTTATCAGGCATTTCGGCCCATAACCTATCAGATCTTTTCTGCCAGCCTTAAGCAGCGCCTTTTTTACCAGATCGTAATTATCCGGGTCTTTATACTGTAATAGCGCCCGCTGCATTTTTCGCTCTTCGACACTCTTCGGGACGTAAACCTCCTTTTCTGTATACGGGTTATAGCCGGTATAATACATACAGGTGGAGAGCGTCGAGGGCGTCGGCGTGAAATCCTGGACCTGCTCGACGTAGTAGCCCATGTCCCGCACGTACTCGGCGAGCTGGACGGCGTCCTTAAGCGTACAGCCGGGATGGCCAGAAATAAAATAGGGTATGATATATTGCTCCTTGCCGAGCTCCTGGTTTATCTCTTTATACCTTTTCACGAAACGCTCGTACTTTTCGATGGACGGCTTACACATGGCGTCCGTAACTGCTTTAGAGACGTGCTCCGGTGCCACTTTTAGCTGACCGCTGATATTATTCTCGCAGATATGGTAGAGGTATGCCTCGTCCTGCATGGCCAGGTCATAGCGTATGCCGGAGCCTATGAACACGTTCTTAACTCCCGGCACCGCTTCAACGGCTTTTAATAAATCAATCAGCCTGCCATGGTCCTTATTCAGGCTGGGGCAGGCCTGAGGGTACAGGCAGAGCTTATCCTGGCAGGCCCCGTATTTCGCCTGCTTCTCGCAGCCCAGCATGTACATGTCCGCCGTCGGGCCGCCGATGTCGGTGATGGTGCCCTTGAATTCGGGCATCTTCACAAGCTTTCTTACCTCTTCTAATATGGACTCCTTACTGCGGCTCTGGACGATGCGCCCCTGGTGGTTCGTGATGGCGCAGAATGCACAGCCGCCGAAACAGCCCCTGTGACTGGTTATCGAAAAGCGTACCGTGCGCAGCGCGGGGATCTCTTCTTTATAGGAAGGATGGGGCCGGCGGGTATATGGCAGGCCATAGACGTGGTCGAGCTCTGCCATCGTCATAGGCATCGGAGGCGGGTTCTGGACGATGATCGTTTTAGGGTGGCGCTGCACGACGACACGGCCGTAGAACGGGTCCTGCTCGTCAGAATACGCCTTGAACGCAAGGGCATAGGCCCTTTTATCGGACGAGACGTTTTTATAATCTGGAAGCTCCACAAAACTTTCGATATCCAGCCCCCGGGTCTTCGTGGACGTGCCCCGGATGCCTTTTATATCTCCGATATCTTTGCCATCGTTGAGCTCGCTTATCACTTCTATGATCGGCTTTTCAGCCATGCCATAGACTAAAAGGTCGGCGGGAGCGTCTGCAAGGATCGACTGTCTCACCTTATCGTCCCAGTAATCGTAGTGGGCGAAGCGGCGCAGGCTGGCTTCGATGCCGCCGATGATAATGGGCTTCGTCTTAAAGGTCTCGCGGATACGGTTACAGTAGACGAGGACGGCGCGGTCCGGCCGGAGGCCGCCTTTGCCCCCTGGAGCATAGTCGTCTTCCGTGCGGATACGCTTATTAGCAGTGTAATTATTGACCATCGAGTCCACGTTGCCGGACGAAACACAGAAGCAGAGCCGGGGCTCTCCCAGGACATCAAAGGACTTTTTATCCGTATAGTCGGGTATCGCGATCATTCCTACGCGAAAGCCCGCATCCTCCAGCACCCGGCCGATGAGGGCCGATCCAAAGGCAGGATGGTCGACGTAAGCGTCTCCGCTAACGATGATGACGTCGCATTGTTCCCAGCCGAGATTTTTCATTTCATCCCGGGACATGGGTAAAAATAGTTCGGCCGGTCTTTTTTTCATTATGGGCAATAGGGCCCTGATTCTAGAAAAATCTTATCTGCGACAATGCCATTAATATAACTGAACAGATCAGGGTGACTGGAGAATATTATTCTTATCGATATACCCATGGTTCATGTACGTGTGGTTATACTCGACTTCGATGGTAGCTCCATGGTCTTTTAGCGTCTCATTCTCGGAATAAGAATAGGAATCGCCGGGCTTCAGAATGATAGCCCGCTGGTTAAGCCGCATGACGACGTTACCATCCATATCGATACCATAGATATAGGCCTGGTCGGCATTCACGGGAAACGAGTACACGCCATAGAGCTTATTACCCGTTCCTTCACCAAAATTGCCCTGCAGCGTAAGTACATCGCCGAAGACCATCTTCAGCGAAGTATTGATGGGGAAATCGACCTTGCCGTTTATCTGTTTTGTGTTCTCGTTGTACCAGTACGTGGGAAAGTTCACGGACCTGAATGGCGCTTCGCCCTGAATAATGGTACCGTTCGCGGACATATAGTGCTCTAAAAAGACTACCTTCGACGCCTGCCTGGAGGCCGGAACTTGCTGTGAAATGGCCGGCAATGACGCCGATATCAGGAATAGTAAGACGATAAATAGGGCTTTTGCTCTGCGATCCATGGTCCCCGCCAATAATGAAACGGTGAGGGCGGAAAAATATTTTTTCAAATGAAAATACGAAGGCCGGCGTTTTATGCGGCGTTTTATCCGCCACAAAGCAGAAGAATCCAATTTATTGATAAGCAATATATAAAAACAGAACTGGTTATTTTAATATCGGTGGTAATATAAATCTAACCAGGCGGAACGTTGAGCTCGTGAGACAGATCGC
Above is a window of Methanocella sp. DNA encoding:
- a CDS encoding YgiQ family radical SAM protein — translated: MSRDEMKNLGWEQCDVIIVSGDAYVDHPAFGSALIGRVLEDAGFRVGMIAIPDYTDKKSFDVLGEPRLCFCVSSGNVDSMVNNYTANKRIRTEDDYAPGGKGGLRPDRAVLVYCNRIRETFKTKPIIIGGIEASLRRFAHYDYWDDKVRQSILADAPADLLVYGMAEKPIIEVISELNDGKDIGDIKGIRGTSTKTRGLDIESFVELPDYKNVSSDKRAYALAFKAYSDEQDPFYGRVVVQRHPKTIIVQNPPPMPMTMAELDHVYGLPYTRRPHPSYKEEIPALRTVRFSITSHRGCFGGCAFCAITNHQGRIVQSRSKESILEEVRKLVKMPEFKGTITDIGGPTADMYMLGCEKQAKYGACQDKLCLYPQACPSLNKDHGRLIDLLKAVEAVPGVKNVFIGSGIRYDLAMQDEAYLYHICENNISGQLKVAPEHVSKAVTDAMCKPSIEKYERFVKRYKEINQELGKEQYIIPYFISGHPGCTLKDAVQLAEYVRDMGYYVEQVQDFTPTPSTLSTCMYYTGYNPYTEKEVYVPKSVEERKMQRALLQYKDPDNYDLVKKALLKAGRKDLIGYGPKCLITPARPYSRRR
- a CDS encoding YkgJ family cysteine cluster protein; its protein translation is MRSTGQQPGMQERRFECKRCGACCKDRDIPLTLDDIFRLSEFLDMEPDKFFNEYCVEIAKVENTLALPYLRRDGRDCLFLEDNICQAHFAKPAACVNMPSTIFGGIEHMRSQMPPSCAIHYTRLEDSSENERKRRNYMAALMLTTIYYSKFGTFKYQLAKPFIYRILLFRRNREQIYNLTGTHVACN